The following are from one region of the Nicotiana tabacum cultivar K326 chromosome 3, ASM71507v2, whole genome shotgun sequence genome:
- the LOC142176292 gene encoding uncharacterized protein LOC142176292 produces the protein MRVSEFVIENKLKTTIKSQVLADFVADFSLGLMPLAAKQVVLVLGNVSCVWTLFMDGASNVKVYGLTIVLITPSREILKQAIRTVQLTNNEAEFLVAGLELARGLGSEAIETKCNSQLVVNQVYGIFDTKEEHMQQYLNKVQVLLSRFRGWSIIHILREENVKALGQFGVVHEN, from the coding sequence ATGAGAGTTAGTGAATTCGTCATTGAAAACAAACTCAAAACTACGATCAAATCACAAGTTTtggctgatttcgtggctgactTTAGTCTAGGATTGATGCCCTTAGCTGCTAAACAAGTAGTGCTAGTATTGGGGAATGTATCGTGTGTTTGGACATTATTTATGGATGGAGCTTCAAACGTAAAAGTGTACGGTCTCACGATAGTATTAATTACTCCTTCGAGAGAAATCCTGAAACAGGCCATTAGAACTGtacaattaactaacaatgaagctgagTTTTTGGTTGCAGGACTTGAATTAGCTCGGGGACTCGGTTCCGAGGCAATTGAAACAAAGTGCAACTCCCAATTGGTTGTGAACCAGGTGTATGGAATTTTCGACACCAAGGAGGAGCACATGCAACAATACTTGAATAAGGTTCAAGTATTACTTTCCCGGTTCAGGGGATGGTCAATTATACACATTCTGAGGGAAGAAAATGTGAAGGCGCTTGGCCAATTTGGGGTCGTCCACGAAAATTAA
- the LOC142176289 gene encoding uncharacterized protein LOC142176289 has protein sequence MLMTIKLVVGGFTWNLFSAYAPQAGLDEEVKRRFWEYLDDMVPSIMLTENLFIGGDFNSHIGATSWGYDDVHGDFGFRDRNGRGMSLLDFARAFDLVITKSSFPKKREAAREVLGVSKHYSGGHKRDWWWNEYVQGKVETKKAAYLKLVESVNEEEKRANRENYKLAKKEAK, from the exons ATGCTGATGACTATTAAGCTAGTTGTTGGAGGTTTTACTTGGAATTTATTTAGTGCGTACGCACcccaagcaggcttggatgaggaagtCAAGAGGCGTTTCTGGGAGTATTTGGATGATATGGTGCCTAGTATCATGCTCACCGAGAATCTTTTCATAGGAGGCGATTTCAACAGTCACATTGGAGCGACATCTTGGGGATATGATGATGTGCATGGTGACTTTGGTTTTCGAGATAGAAATGGAAGAGGAATGTCTCTGCTGGACTTTGCTAGagcatttgatttggtgataaCAAAATCGAGTTTCCCAAAGAAGAG GGAAGCCGCAAGAGAGGTATTAGGGGTATCAAAGCATTACTCTGGTGGGCACAAgagagactggtggtggaatgaataTGTGCAAGGAAAAGTGGAAACCAAGAAAGCAGCGTATCTGAAGCTAGTGGAAAGTGTaaacgaggaggagaagagggcgAATAGGGAGAattataagttggctaagaaagaggcaaagtAA